GCAGATAACTTGCTGGATGTagaatttttatttttgtttggaCACTGTTTAATAATATGACATTATTATATAGGATGAATCTGTTAGGCTATGGAATGTCCATACAGGGATCTGCGTCTTGATCTTTGCAGGAGTTGGAGGCCATCGCCATGACGTGTTGAGTGTCGTAAGTATCTATTGCATCTTGTCTGgacattgttttaaatattactTGCCTTGAATATAACACTCATTGAGATTCTGATGTTACCATTTGTTATTGAGAAGGCCAAATTTCAATTTATAACATCAGGGATAAAATAAGATCCCATAATTACTGCTACTATTTTTCTACTTCCATTACATTAGGGCTTAGGCATAAAGGTACTGATCAAAACACATTCTTTTGTAAGGACTTCCACCCTACTGAGATCGGGCTTTTTGCAAGTTGTGGCATGGACAATACTGTGAAAATTTGGTCAATGAAAGGTTTGGAAACTAGTTCAAAGTAGCTTCATGTTTACATTTAGTGTTGTATGTTGCATATCACTGACAGACTTTTGCCAATGTTGTCACAGAATTTTGGGTATATGTTGAAAAGTCATATTCATGGACTGACCATCCATCAAAGTTTCCAACAAGACATATCCAGTTTCCGGTATGTTAAGCATCTATAATCACCTGAGATCCTTTCTTTTTGCAAACTACTGTTGGTGCTTAGTTCTTATGCCATTAAAACCTACCTGTTTCTTTCCTTTCAGGTCTTGAGTGCTGCAGTACACTCTGACTTTGTTGATTGTACAAGATGGCTTGGTGACTTCATCCTGTCAAAGGTACCTCATTTGTTAAATGGATACATATTGTTATAGTAATAACGTTGTTCTTTTGTTGGTTTGGTACACCAGACTTTATTGACTTTTAGTCACTAGATTAGTTTGCAACCTATTTCCTTACTCAGTGCTAGTATTGGTTCCTGCATAGGGAATAAGGATCTGATATGTGATAACATGGATTTGCAGAGTGTCGAGAATGAAATTTTGCTTTGGGAACCAAAACCAGATAAGAATAGGCCCGGGGAGGTGACGTGCTTTAACTTCTCCCGAATTGTGTACTTATTTTAGTATCATACTTATCTACAGTTTGAAACTTGTCTGGTGATGTTTTCAGTTTCTGAACACCAACTCACATACTAAATTTATCTCTCTGAATCAATATAATTTTCTCTTTCTTCGTATAGGGAAGCATTGATATTCTTCAGAAGTACCCTGTGCCACAGTGTACATTATGGTTTATGAAATTTTCATGTGATTTTCACTTCAACCAGTTGGCAGTAGGTAATATCTTCTGTAAGGACTGTGTTCTGACACTAAAGCTTTATGTAAGATTAGTTTTACTATGTAAATTTCACAACCACAAGTTGTCAAAGATCTTTTTTGTTAACACAATGTTCATACTTGTAGAAACTATGATTTTCGTAGATTTTTTTCTGCAGACCAATACTTATTTGTGGAAAACATGGTTTTAGTAGCCTGCTATTGCTTTTCACAGGGTCTACTGCTATGGCATCGCTAATCGTTCCACTATTGCAGCTTAGGACTCTATAGCCCCACTAAACACCACTCTTTGCATTACCTAGAAATTTTTTTTAGTATCACTAATCCTGACTGAGTTAAATATTCATTCCTTACTCTAGATGACTATAACATATGCTTCTGTGTTGTGTTCTTTACTTAAAAaatgatgaaataaatagttgaaTAATTATCTATTGATGATTGTTGAATTTTGAAAGGATATGAATGTTGATTGTAGCCGGAGTATGTTGATTAATTAATAAATGTTAAGTATTGGACCTAGAAACATGTTTAGAGCCCTATATACATCTTTGTGTATTCTTTGTTCATGGATTTTTCTTAGTTATATGTTTTTGTGCATAATTaattaatattttttatgtttactaTAGGGCCGCTAAATGAAATATCTTCCGCTATATCCTTGTATAGCTTTTTGTAGCTCCTAGAGAAAGCTGCCGCTAAATGTCTGATCCCGCTAAAATAATTTCAGTATATGTTTAGTTAAATTTTAAGGAACAAATCTTTTAAAGTAAGATTCTGAATAATCATCGGCTGCTTCAAACAGGCAATAGTAAAGGTGAGATCTATGTTTGGGAAGTACAGTCCTGCCCGCCTGTCTTAATTGATCGGTAATTTTTACTGCATCAGTTTCagttgttcttctcctcctcttgcaTCGGTTCTGCATAACTAGTAACTCCTATGCTTCTGGATGCAAACACTTCATCATTTTTAGGCTGTCTAACCAGGAATGCAAATCGCCAATAAGGCAGACTGCATTGTCCGTCGATGGAAGGTACCCCACTCTGCTGATGCATTGCAAGTAATGTGCTTGCttatttcctttttctgtttttacAATGGATGGATCTCAATGTGATGTTGGTTTACTTGTCCAGCACTATCCTAGGAGCTGGCGATGATGGCACCATCTGGCGATGGGACGAAGTGAGTCCTTCGAGCTCCAAAACTGAAGCAATTCAAGCTGCTGTGGCCGCCGATGCCAATGCCTGAGGATTATTGTCGTTGGTTTACATTGTACTCTGTGCTGATTAGCCTTATCGTCGGTTGTTCCAGAGTCAGAGTGGCTGGTTAACTGAACGTTAAATGTTAGGATGCTGGTTCTGTTATGCTCTGAATGTCGTAACTTGTGATGATGCTCGTTGTGTTAAATTGTTAATCTGCACCGTGGAGTTGTGGACGAGATAAATAACTTGATGTTGTCGCGACTTTGGAATCCATATCGTCAACTCGTCATCTGTTTGTTCTACATTCTCTAAATAATCCGCTTGTCGCCTTTGTTAGCGGCGGCACGTATGGCTCTCTAGCTGCCTGTGTTCCGAACTTCAAACCAAAGCTGATGCAGCCAACGGCGACCTGAAGAAGACGTCTCTTGCTGCCTTCTGCTCTGCTCAGTCGGTGGGAACGCTGCAGGCGGCAGGCGGCGGACGGGGCGAGACGGCCGTCCTTGGCAGTAGAGACTAGCTAGCGGGCTGAGGTGGATATCGCGCGACGTCCCTCTACAACAGGCCGGCCCAGTTGTTTGTCCCCTACCCAATGTTGCGGCCGAGTGTTCTACACCCGGGCACCCAGCAGCTTCCTCCTTTCCTTCCGGTAGAAAGCGTCGCGTCCCCGCTGAAAGCGTGCGccgcctgcctccgcgcgcccgCCGCCGGCTGGCACTCTCGCCCACGGCTGCGGCCCCCCACCCCGAGCGGGCTTCGACCCCCGGCCGCGAGGGCCATGGCCATCCGCCGCTGTCGACGGAGTAGCGCAGTGTCGAGGCGGGTTGCGACGAGGCCTGTGGACATGTTCACCTGACTGTTGCTGTAATTTCAATTTCTAATTTCAGTTTTCAATTTCATTTTGTGATTTCAGTTTCTAAATTTAGTTTTCAGTTTACAAGTCAATTAGCTATGTTGTCATTTTTAATAATTTGCTCAGTTGGCAGCttatgccatgcttttcataatttgcctcctaggttgcagattgttttgtttcattttttcttttaatttcagtTTGAATTTTCATGTGTTTGGAAGTCATATTTCTCACAATTTGTCATTTCTAAATATCTTGCCACTTGCTCCAAATATAACTTGCTACATACTTTGTAATGAAACTTGCCACGTGTCTTAGATTTTTGTTTTTCATTGTGTCTACTTTAGTTTTTAGTTTCGTTTATTTTTTCCAATTTCAGCTTTATTTTCTAGTTGTCAATTTCTGGTAGCTATGTTTTCATTTTtagttttattttctattttctatttaaTAATTTGTCCAGTTGACAGCTTATGCAATGCTTGTTTTAATAATTTGTCCCCCTAGGTTGTAGATTGTCTTGTTTCATTTTTCTTTTAATATCAGTTTAAATTTCCATGTGTTGGGAAGTCATAATCACGATATCTTGCCACTAGCTCCAAACATAACTTGCAATATACTTTGTAATAAAACTTGCCACATGTTTCAGTTCTTTGTTTTTCATTATGTCTACTTTAGTTTTCAgtttctttttcccttttttgCTTTTCATTGTGTATACTTTAGTTTTAGTGCTTGTTTTTATTACGTAATTAAACTTGCCGCTACTCTTGTTTTTTTAATAACTTCTCCTAGTTAGCAGTTGCATTATTTCTACATGAATTATGACTCGTTTTACAATACATAAGTTAGTAACAAACCTCACTAGCGACTCGATTCATGTTATTATAATTTTTATTATATTCCCATGATAACAAACGATGTGCATACTATGCAATATTTTTGAAGTAGCAACTTTAGTATTACATGGTAGAaactcctttaataaatctactaACACATATTTACACTTAAATTACTACTAAAATAAAATTCTTCAAAATATATGTAACGGGGTCTAGTTTTATTCGTCTCGCCCCGCCCATAGAACACAACAGCGTATACGACATTGAAAACGGACAGAACATTCAAAACTTATAGcaattcaaataaaatatttcGTTTCTTTGTTTTGCCAGGCAGACACGTCGCGGCGCACCACAGGCAAACAGCAGGGCTTGTCGGAGCGCATGCATTGGCTCGCTGCATGCAGAAGTGGGTCGGGTCGTGTGTGGGTCTGCTGGAGTCGCGAGCAACCGGTCGGGCATTATCCCTGTCCAAGTTTTATGGCTCGCCGACGATTGCATCTCTTTCTTAATAAGTTAATGGAAAAAAAAATCACGAATGCATCTCGTAATTATCTATTATTATCTATATAATTCCACCGCTGGCCACACGCAAGCTTCCGTCCTTCAAGTTGGGTGGAACCAAAGACGCAAGAACCCAAGAAACCAATGCCCATTAACTCGTCGGTTTCTCTGTTTTTGGTGTACATTCAGTTTCAGCCTCCCTGTAGTGTAGTCGAGGAAACCAAAGCATGAGAACCCATTGCCTATGGCTATGCCGGCCAATATACTCCATGTAGCATCTCATATAATTATACATAATTCCGCGTCCAACCTCATGCAAGCTTGCTTCAAGATCGCTCTTGGTTATTAGAACCAAAGACAAAAGAGAACCGAAGAAACCAACGCCCTTTAACTTGTCCCTTTGTGTCTGTTTTTCCTACCAGCTTAGGTGTTCATGAAACCGAAGGCCCGCCATGCCGTGCCCACTAGTATTAGATACCCAACACCACGTCCACTAGTATtctctgtatcccatccactGAAATCCTTGCCACACCAGCAAGGTGAATGCTAAGCTAATCGACCACCACCACCGGACACCGGCTACACACCGTGAACAGTGACGTGCGTGAGGCTTCTTGAGCAGCTCCCGTCACCGCTTCTTGTCCCAGGTACCTCGAGCTGCCCAAGGGCCAGCAACGTCCACAAAGATCTAGGGTCGTTGAGGAACAGGCTGCCACTGCCAAACGAGGAGCGTGACAATGGATACTGCAAAAGGCATCTGGTCAGCCGGCGGAGCAGGGCATATTCCAAGCACCGACGGAGCGGCAGCGCGAGCAGGACAGCCTCGACACCAAGCTACTGTCTTCTCGCTCGCTTATCAGTCGCGGCGAGTGGGGCATGTTCAAGAGCATGGAGCTGGACGCCCTTCTCGTGTCCAAGACCAGGACCTCCGGCAAAAGCTTGAGGACGCCGGCCGGAGCAGGGCAGGTCAACTCATGTCCTCCTCTCTGAAAATTGCAAAACATGTTATCCTTGCTAGGAGAAAAAGGGTAAATAAGGATACCCAAGATAAGCTTGACATGGTTATGGCTGAGGTTAAGGAAGTGCTATCTTCAATGGGTCTTGATCGTGTGCAGTTCATGCCAACAACAACTGAAAATCATCACCGCTTCTCAAGTGTATGGCCGTGACACAGAACGGGATCAACTGATGGAGATGCTTGGTGTGACTGCAACCATTGACCGTGAGCACCAAATTAACCAGGTGGTCACAAAAATGATCCCACAATCAGGGTCTAAATGAAAGAGCACAGCTGCAGCAAGCCCTGCTGGCGTCAACGTATCTACACCCAAATCATCCAAGAGCGACATGGTGATAGTAGCAGTAGCGCCAGTTCCCGACTTGGTCAGACAACCAACTTCAGTGGCAACGTTTCTGTTTTGCCACAATTTTTGGCATTGGAGGGATGGGGAAGACCACACTTGCTCAGCTTATCTACAATGATCAAAGGGTGAAAGCTCACTATTCCATCAGGTTATGGGTCTGTGTTTCGGACCTCTTTGACATTGAAAGAATGACAAAGGAGATTGCTAGGACCATCTGTGATCCAAACTTTGACTTATCTTGTGGTTTAACTTATCTTCGAGCAAAGCTGAAGGAGCAGCTGAAGAGCCAAAAGTTCCTTCTGGTGTCAGATGATATTTGGCAGATTACCCAACACCAATGGGAGTCTTTCTATGCGTATTTGAGGGATGCACTTGAAGGAAGCATGATCTTAGTGACTACAAGACACGAAAACATTgcgtgaaatttttgtattttggtcccttttgaaaataatttttacaaaAAATACCTACGCCAAAACGTTTTTCTGAAAATAGactatttttaggcgtcttacaacatgacgccgaggtatgagggtcggcgtcgagtgacacgacgccgaggtattgccacgtcacggacgaccggggtcgtcggcgacacggtggcgcgtggggtccgagacgtcggcgtcgtgtcagccaacgccaagggcccaacctcggcgcggctGGACtacgcgccgagctattggcaccatccggagcgcggcccaggcggcccaacaacgcacGGTGGCCTAGTAGCTCGGCgtggggtcacttaacgccgagccaccagacctcggcgcggcccgactcaacgctgaggtctggtcccttgaggccgaggcccccttcttcttcttccctccatTCTGAAGACCGCCAGCTCCCAAATCCCCCACAgcccccacgaaactctaacccccaaatgcgactctaggtgcccggatcttgtctcccgaagcttcctcaaggtaatggtccctcctctcctccaatctatccgcgtagatgtgcttacattgtctctaatcatgtggaatcatggatgtatggtgttttggtatatttgtgtttgcatttgtaAAATGTATgacttaggatgattgagtgcattgttgtttaactgttttatgtgctgaacatgttaggttagtttggtttctagttattttagtcattagggttctttgtttattgtaggtgtcattagggttagttatttattGGTCATTAGAgttagtatgtattttatttatttattggtcattacatttcaattttttatgaccaaggcgttttgccaaggtactcctctttcccatctttcatttcatccatttagattcgtttgtttttgaacttggcattataggtttggttcatgttcatgtcattcgtgcaatatatggtggttcaaatgattgaatgacccaaatgtatggttgttgttgttgttgtatatgttctggtttataatcattgagttaaattttgtgtttgttgggattcaaatttgcttagggtttgtaatgaaaagcttatttgggaggtatggtgatttagtgttagtagctttacattcgttgcaaggtactttagattgattttttttctacgtaatgttaggatgccaaggcgtggtaaagctcgtattccaaggtaatcccaatgtttattcattatttgtgcaacaaatagaaaaccctaggtttaggtttggttctccgttaatatgactaaattctttcaattgtagctatggtcgccagagggcaaatccctacgacctaaagcctctccctgaaggtgttcctcaaccaatgtgcttttgtggtgatccttgcaaggtagacatctctgaagatgaggaaacatatagacagaggtactggatgtgtcccaattatgcatgggaacctacaaagcaacagcgccgtgcatcgtttgtgaggaatttttattgtgtgttaattaattttcttgtgatattaagtattgcttatttatttgttttgtaacaatttgtttttcttgcagaccgttctaccactgtgtgactttgagcagtggattgacactgagatcaaggagtcggacaagcagcatctagaaggcctgaaggagtgggatgcggaggttaaggagaggtttgagcagagacgtagacaggaggctatagaaaaggagcataaggaagaggaggaaagaaggcgtgttgctgcgtacagggcggagagggagaagaagtttgagcgtgtgcgccgagcgaaggtagcgatggaggagaattccgatgcccagaggaagggaaagtggcctcgttgcactcaataggtatttggtttattcacgagcgatgtcgtgtagccctggactttttttactatgttgtaatgcactctgcttttatttcagatgaacttattccctggacttttttattatgttgtaatgcactatgcttttatttcatatggtcttatgccctgtactttgttaactatcctaagactgtagtgctactgtttgtatcactgaaaaggctacttgtgttgttgtagtcactgaaagggctacaagtactgttgcagtcaatgaaaagtctatttgaaaactcactgaaaagcctagattcgtttactgttgtatccgtatatgcaatgaattaatatcagagtgatgtactgcatttagatgaagtgacaaaatACAGGTGTAGCCTTTTTAGATGAAATGACCcgtcatggttgtaggcttttcagatgaagcatctagcctttgtagattcaataaatgagtacgcacacaagttttttgtcaagtagcattcatggtgaacctgccttcatctctatatacagtggtccatgtcttgctccacatccacacaacttgttttctggtttagttttagcaaatgtcgagcggaggttcctcgagtggaaagggtttcggcggagggagaggaaagggggtgaggaagggacctccgattgtgtgggagggttctctgggtcttgattcttttgaagaaccaatagaggaattttctttggagaggaagagtgacttcacccgtgagagacctcttagatcatacgccaagcgcattgaagattggccaaaatgccgccacggtttggattgcgttgtgcagatgtacaacgactgtgacggtggaggccgtcgtttcttcagatacccgcgaggatttgtatttcctttgaactctctccttttttagatttgcatttggtttctagtagtacttattggtagatgggttttcaggattcaagctatccagataactgtggcttcactagatgggtcgaccctcctcctatctatccccatcaacagtacatcacatatctacagggacacatctttgacctagagtatggccctagaagtggtaacagggacaagtcagatgacgacaacagcaatgatgcagaggaggcactatgcaataatccgtactgtgagtgcccgtaccataagaaggacaggcctccttctccaccaccaccgccaccacctccgtcaactggaggatactatggagaaggtgcaactcagttcaatatgtgggagcattattaggaccaacctttgttagtcaatctaaatgtggaa
This DNA window, taken from Miscanthus floridulus cultivar M001 chromosome 13, ASM1932011v1, whole genome shotgun sequence, encodes the following:
- the LOC136500430 gene encoding polycomb group protein FIE1-like yields the protein MVPSKARRKRSPREITTIVATGPIANSQPASSTLTKEEEQQEEQCPKEPKIPPLPPITVNLVPQQGLGCEAVEGLLVPSRNREYKPSGKYIVGNHSIYAIGFNFMDVGYYDVFAVASGNSVTVYRCLENGSFGLLQAYVDEDKDESFYTLSWTKDKVGGGSPLLVAAGNNRIIRVINCATEKLAKSLVGHGGSIHEIKTHASKPSLIISASKDESVRLWNVHTGICVLIFAGVGGHRHDVLSVDFHPTEIGLFASCGMDNTVKIWSMKEFWVYVEKSYSWTDHPSKFPTRHIQFPVLSAAVHSDFVDCTRWLGDFILSKSVENEILLWEPKPDKNRPGEGSIDILQKYPVPQCTLWFMKFSCDFHFNQLAVGNSKGEIYVWEVQSCPPVLIDRLSNQECKSPIRQTALSVDGSTILGAGDDGTIWRWDEVSPSSSKTEAIQAAVAADANA